CCCGCTTAATTCACCACTACGTTAGCTACATAGCAGAAAATTATTTGAATAGATTCTTGGATAAGAGGGTCGATGCTCTGGACTATTCGCCACTCTTCACCGAAGAGACACCATCCATGCCGTCATCGGAAGCAATTGAGAAGCTCGAAAAGGAAATAAAATCTCTTCAAATGGACGTATCTATTCTTGAGGATGACTTGAAAACTGACTATGGTCCCAATGATATATTGAGATCACTTGTATCGAGTAGAGTTGCAGGAAAGATCGGAGAgtacaactacaacttggGATTCGTTGATACTATCACACAAGACGATGTTCTTATTGGGAGATTCCTGGAATTCAAAGACAATACATTAGTCTACAAGAATGGAGCAAAATGTTGGAATGGTCCCAGCAGATCTGCAGTAGTTGAATTGATCTGTGGCCCGcacaacaagttgttgactGTCAGTGAACCAGAGAAATGCGAGTACTTATTCGAACTTGTCACGCCAATTATCTGTGAACCATTCACTGAGGATGAAATAtttgccaacttcaaaattgATCACAGTCGTTTATAATTACAGAAGGAAGTAGCCAATAAAAAAAACCTATGCATTTACCGATTCTAACATATACATATTATTAATCGAATGTAATTTTCTTACCCTGGAATTTGACATTCTTGAGTTTCTCTTCTGCCAACTTCTTTGCCTCCCACGATGGATGCATCTTAGTGGTATCGCTTGGGGGGCCAGGAGCAGGTGATACTCCATTTCTAACTTTTCTGTCTCCGAGAGGAGCTGTATTGGAACCTGTTGGAGCAAGATTATTTTTCTCTTCCCTCTTCCGACATCTTTCTTCGTATTcgagtcttcttctttctctatcACTTGCtgctttttcaatttcGGATTTGACATGCTTAGCTTCTCTACCATATTTTTGGGCCCAAATCTTTTGCCTTGCTCTTTGACCCCTTCTATTTTTTCTTTGCGTGGTAATATCTTTAACGACCTTGTCATTATCTACATCTTCACCTTCATCATCCGATCCACCTGAGAAGTAACCACTGGCTAACTGAGGAAGATTATaatccttcttttccttttttgttgatttttTAGACAGCTCgtcttgttcaaagaaACCATCATCGGAGCTAGAATCACtatccaattcttcatcttcttccgACTCATCCGAAGGTTCTTCGTCCGTGACTTCATTGTAATTAATACTTGGATCCAAGTCAGGAGCTTgctcttcgtcttcattgTCTGAGTCCCCTACAAGTTTGTCATAGATGgcaaatttttcatataCGCCTTCAGtgtccaattcttccatgtcttcttcttcttgttcatgatgatcttcatcgtcatcatcttcactTACTTCAGAATCACCGATGGAAGCTTCCTTTTCATCATCGCTTATTTCCCTTCCAGTAGCCTTCCTACGGGCATCCTTTTCTTGTGTTGTTAAGTTCCCTCTAACGATTTTGAAAGACCATTCTATTTCCGATATTATGCTTTTAATGCTTTTGTTATTCCAtaaattggaaaagtagTTGTTTAGATTCTTGTCGTTCTGACAGAACTGTATGAAGAATTTGGATGGATTGGCTATGTTTGATTTATCTAAAATTATTTCACGAACATCTTCAGATATGTAGTTTGGAGGGTTAAGTTTCAAGTCCTTGTTGATCAATATTGATGTTGTTAACGAtttcaccaacttggaTGTTATGAGAAGCTTGACATTCTCACCAGATTCAAGGAAATTGATAGTTGACTGATTCTTGGTTTTGTCTTGTTTAAGTTTAGAGATTTCAGTTTTGACTACTTTATTGATCtccttctccaacttcttgtatgATCCATAGTACTTCTTATCAAAATACTCTTTCTTGAGTGCTAATATCTCGTTGTCTGCGTCTTTGACCGAGGTAGGTAATCTTTTCAAGAGCTTTTCGTTATTTCTAGCATTAAGCAACTTCTTTGTATGTGGAAATCGGGCAGGGCAATTGTGGAACTTCACTTCCAAAAGATCAAGTCTCCACATGATGAAAGTTCTAGTAGTGAACAAACGAATGTACACAGTATATATAATACAGTCTAGTTTCAGACAGAGTAACTTCTACAGTATTTAAGAATTGATCTTGATCGCATTGGAAATTGAAACTTTTTCTGTGCGAAGAGCATCGAACAAATTATTGCAAATAAATTATTGCAAATAAAAAGGACAAAAAACTTATTGTAACTATAgtcaaaattttcaatacaCACCATATACGATGACACAGGAGGTCAAGAAGAGGAGAACAGAGAAGAATTCAGATGTTGGAATTAACGATGTAAATCTTTTTCGATGCGAATACTTCAtgataaagaagaacagaagatGTGCTATGCGAAGAAAAGGTTCTCAAAAGTACTGTTCCGAACATATAATCTACAACGAAAGCAGCAGTATAGTAAACACCGATACGAAGCTCTCAGAGGATGAAAGGGTTCCGTGTCCTCTTGATGGAAAACATACagtttggaagaagaatctcGCTGTccacttgaagaaatgtaATGCCAAACCGGTTGAGAGAACCGAAGAATGGTTCTCAAAGGACATCAACGTAAAATTAAAGAACCTGCTAGGCGAGACAGAAGATATTACGAGGTCAGAGGACAAAACTTTGGACGAAAAAGACCTCTACTCCAAGTACATTCCTATTATAGAAGGAATTAATTTCGAGCCTCTACAGTATCGAATCAGCGAACATTCAGGCTTGCAGCAGAGGTTGAACGAAGTCCTTATACAAAAGCATGCCTTGCAACAGTCCTCGTTGATCGGGAACATCAAAGATGCTAAGCTTTTACTGCCAAACAATACGTTTGTAGAATTTGGATGCGGAAAAGCCGAATTGCTGAGATTCGTCAACCTCTGTCTTCTCGATGATTTGAAGCAGAAGGTAAATAACGAGGTAACACTAGAAAACTATGGATATGGGTTCATAGATCGTGGAGTCAATaggatgaagatggatAAGAAGATTTTAAAGGACTGCTTAGACTCTCCGATTGAAATAACACCCAGAATACAAAGAACTAGGATTGATATCAAGGATTTAGACTTGGACAAATTTATCAATAAGCTTCAACCTTCGAAGATTGTTGCAATCTCCAAACACTTGTGTGGTGCAGCCACCGATTTGACATTGAAACTGTTGCTCAATTCATCACTTTTATCTGATAATAGGGATAAGTTTGGCGGCCTATTAATTGCCATGTGCTGTAGGCATGTGTGCTCATATGACCAATTACTTCCTAAATCGCGAGAGTATCTTGCCGAGAAAGGTTTCAAGACTCCAGATTCGTTTCGAATACTCAAAAAGATGGTTTCATGGGCAGTGTGCAGTAAGAAAGAACACGCAAAGAATGTCGAGAGATTGGAAGCTGAGCATATAAGCCAATTGGATTACTCTAGTAGGGAGAGGTTGGGGTTTGTTGCTCGTAGATTAATTGACGAAAGCAGAGTATATGCATTGAAGTCCATGTTGAGTGGGTTTGAGGTGAAGATGTTCTGGTACGTCGAGAAGGATGTCACATTGGAAAATGTATGTCTCTATGTCGGCCAGGAGCCAATGTAACTTAGTAGAGTATGCTATCTAATATGAATAAATGTTCTGGGAAATATCCCTCTCCAGGATAAGATTGATGAATTTAATGTGAGATTACAATGGTGCTTTCGTTTCAATACAAAATAAAAAATGCGATGTTTTTGTCTTCAATTAAAATACTATGAACTAAATAAGAATTTCTAAACAATGCTTCGTACACTATACAGAGCATGCTTAGATCTTTTCAGCCTTGACACCGTGCTTCCAGATAGCAACGTATGGGGTGGTACCGTCTTCACGGTagttcaacaagacaaTCATGGCATCTGGGTCCATAGATTCACCTGTGTAGAAGTCCCAGTCGTTGAAAGAACCGACAATCTTCTTGACGTAGGCGGTGGCACCCTTTTCGAAAacttcgacttcttctgggTTCTTTTCAGCCAAGTGAGCCTTGACAGCCTTCATGTAACCCTTGATGTAAGTCAAGAAAGACTTCTTGTCGAATTGAGTTTGTTGCAATCTGAAGGAGTAGACAACGTTGTTAACGGTTTCAGCACCGTCTTCAACGTCTTCATCACCGTCTTCAGCGGAAGGGTTGGCACCGATATCGATGTCACCGTTACCAACAGTGACCATAGCACAGTCAGCTTCGTAGATGACACCACCGACTTCCTTTACGTCGTAAGCGTCAGACAACAATTCGTCTCCAGAAATAACGTCAGTGTAAATAATCATGATGAGTAGCGGtcaattgaacttgttccTTGAGGGTCGGAAGaatgaaatgaaatcatCTGTTTCGAAAAAGTTTTTTT
This window of the Scheffersomyces stipitis CBS 6054 chromosome 6, complete sequence genome carries:
- the BUD22 gene encoding protein involved in bud site selection; translation: MWRLDLLEVKFHNCPARFPHTKKLLNARNNEKLLKRLPTSVKDADNEILALKKEYFDKKYYGSYKKLEKEINKVVKTEISKLKQDKTKNQSTINFLESGENVKLLITSKLVKSLTTSILINKDLKLNPPNYISEDVREIILDKSNIANPSKFFIQFCQNDKNLNNYFSNLWNNKSIKSIISEIEWSFKIVRGNLTTQEKDARRKATGREISDDEKEASIGDSEVSEDDDDEDHHEQEEEDMEELDTEGVYEKFAIYDKLVGDSDNEDEEQAPDLDPSINYNEVTDEEPSDESEEDEELDSDSSSDDGFFEQDESSKKSTKKEKKDYNLPQLASGYFSGGSDDEGEDVDNDKVVKDITTQRKNRRGQRARQKIWAQKYGREAKHVKSEIEKAASDRERRRLEYEERCRKREEKNNLAPTGSNTAPLGDRKVRNGVSPAPGPPSDTTKMHPSWEAKKLAEEKLKNVKFQGKKITFD
- a CDS encoding predicted protein, translated to MIKKNRRCAMRRKGSQKYCSEHIIYNESSSIVNTDTKLSEDERVPCPLDGKHTVWKKNLAVHLKKCNAKPVERTEEWFSKDINVKLKNSLGETEDITRSEDKTLDEKDLYSKYIPIIEGINFEPLQYRISEHSGLQQRLNEVLIQKHALQQSSLIGNIKDAKLLSPNNTFVEFGCGKAELSRFVNLCLLDDLKQKVNNEVTLENYGYGFIDRGVNRMKMDKKILKDCLDSPIEITPRIQRTRIDIKDLDLDKFINKLQPSKIVAISKHLCGAATDLTLKSLLNSSLLSDNRDKFGGLLIAMCCRHVCSYDQLLPKSREYLAEKGFKTPDSFRILKKMVSWAVCSKKEHAKNVERLEAEHISQLDYSSRERLGFVARRLIDESRVYALKSMLSGFEVKMFWYVEKDVTLENVCLYVGQEPM
- the TCT1 gene encoding Translationally controlled tumor protein homolog (TCTP) (go_component cytoplasm~go_function molecular function unknown), whose translation is MIIYTDVISGDELLSDAYDVKEVGGVIYEADCAMVTVGNGDIDIGANPSAEDGDEDVEDGAETVNNVVYSFRLQQTQFDKKSFLTYIKGYMKAVKAHLAEKNPEEVEVFEKGATAYVKKIVGSFNDWDFYTGESMDPDAMIVLLNYREDGTTPYVAIWKHGVKAEKI